In Eubalaena glacialis isolate mEubGla1 chromosome 3, mEubGla1.1.hap2.+ XY, whole genome shotgun sequence, the following are encoded in one genomic region:
- the CCDC190 gene encoding coiled-coil domain-containing protein 190 produces the protein MKRMERHMVRGPLQKHFDLERKNAKQAEARLSQRLQRLEDICLYHVKLLTREQRELQKELQRLQQDIIKKKFSSYFENGSQKRPEDVLMFSTQGGQKHRVLQANKFRALTSNTIQEIYKTKSQMLPFHHIHPKDPMKSKKQSLSQNNRTSHFIEEKPQAQEKYSINPLKGKDSNKGISLLCQDQEVSTHTLDQGPSSSPVGGSRMAHGDETRSNDANIRPDHATGKQIPPNPMECGGNFKGEPKTSTYLELFAKARNAHYLRHRVPPESERLLSIGEIFGHKESSQSRAEKGCEYRVTI, from the exons ATGAAGAGGATGGAGAGGCACATGGTCAGGGGACCACTACAGAAGCACTTTGATTTGGAGAGGAAGAACGCCAAGCAGGCTGAAGCCAGACTCAGCCAAAGACTGCAGAGACTAGAGGATATCTGCCTATACCATGTGAAGTTGCTGACCAGGGAACAGAGAGAGCTCCAAAAAGAACTGCAGAGGTTGCAGCAAG ataTCATCAAGAAAAAGTTCTCCTCTTACTTTGAGAATGGAAGTCAGAAGAGACCAGAAGATGTTCTTATGTTCTCAACACAGGGAGGACAGAAGCACAGGGTTCTACAGGCTAATAAGTTTAG AGCACTGACAAGCAATACGATCCAAGAAATATACAAAACCAAGTCCCAGATGCTTCCTTTCCATCACATTCATCCCAAGGACCCCATGAAAAGCAAAAAGCAGTCGCTATCTCAAAATAACAGAACTTCTCACTTCATAGAAGAGAAGCCGCAAGCCCAAGAGAAATATTCTATAAACCCACTGAAGGGCAAAGACTCCAACAAGGGCATCTCTCTTCTATGTCAAGATCAAGAGGTCTCCACTCACACCCTAGACCAAGGCCCCAGTTCCAGCCCAGTTGGTGGTAGCAGAATGGCACACGGCGATGAGACCAGATCAAATGATGCCAACATAAGACCAGACCACGCCACTGGGAAACAAATTCCCCCGAATCCCATGGAATGTGGAGGGAACTTCAAAGGCGAGCCCAAAACATCAACCTACTTAGAGTTGTTTGCAAAGGCCAGAAACGCTCACTACCTCCGGCACCGGGTCCCCCCTGAGTCTGAGAGATTGCTTAGCATTGGGGAGATCTTTGGGCACAAGGAATCCTCACAGTCCAGAGCAGAAAAGGGGTGTGAATACAGGGTGACCATCTAA